Proteins from a genomic interval of Plasmodium reichenowi strain SY57 chromosome 13, whole genome shotgun sequence:
- a CDS encoding 40S ribosomal protein S19, putative: MEDANKPKKRTFRTFQYRGVDLDKLLDLSQDELIKLFKARQRRKFQRGISKKAKSLLKKIRKSKKNCEPGEKPNPVPTHLRNMTIIPEMVGSIVAVHNGKQYTNVEIKPEMIGYYLGEFSITYKHTRHGKPGIGATHSSRFIPLK, encoded by the exons atg GAGGATGCAAATAAGCCCAAGAAGAGAACCTTTCGTACTTTTCAATATAGAGGTGTTGATTTAGATAAGTTATTAGACTTAAGCCAAGATGAacttataaaattatttaaagcAAGACAAAGAAGAAAGTTTCAAAGAGGAATAAGTAAGAAAGCTAAATcacttttaaaaaaaattagaaaatctaaaaaaaattgtgaACCAGGAGAAAAGCCAAATCCTGTCCCTACTCATTTAAGGAATATGACCATCATACCAGAAATGGTAGGATCTATTGTAGCTGTACATAATGGTAAGCAATATACGAATGTAGAAATTAAACCAGAAATGATTGGTTATTATCTTGGTGAATTTTCAATTACTTATAAGCACACAAGACATGGAAAACCAGGTATTGGAGCTACACATTCATCTCGTTTCATTCcattaaaataa
- a CDS encoding ferredoxin, putative encodes MNIVILLLILTFSIKHSNTYKLKNTYIPINYMYHNNKNILRSQKSKLFLNFLSNNQLANSNKQTCFFKSNIKSNISNIDNYDYIRKRYINTSNKNKLFYNITLRTNDGEKKIECNEDEYILDASERQNVELPYSCRGGSCSTCAAKLVEGEVDNDDQSYLDEEQIKKKYILLCTCYPKSDCVIETHKEDELHDM; translated from the coding sequence ATGAATATTGTAATACTATTGTTAATACTAACATTTAGCATAAAACATAGcaatacatataaattaaaaaatacgTATATACCcataaattatatgtatcataataataaaaatatattaagaaGCCAAAAGAGtaaattatttttgaaTTTCCTAAGTAATAATCAGCTAGCTAATTCTAATAAACAAACATGTTTTTTTAAGAgcaatataaaaagtaatatatctaatatcgataattatgattatataagAAAACGTTATATCAATACAtctaataaaaataaattattttataatataacattaaGAACAAATGAtggagaaaaaaaaatcgAATGTAATGAagatgaatatatattagatgCTAGTGAAAGACAGAATGTTGAATTACCATATAGTTGTAGGGGAGGTAGTTGTTCTACATGTGCAGCAAAATTAGTCGAAGGAGAAGTAGATAATGATGACCAAAGTTATTTAGATGAAGAGcaaataaagaaaaaatatattcttttgtGTACATGTTATCCTAAATCGGATTGTGTGATTGAAACGCACAAGGAAGACGAACTACACGACATGTAA
- a CDS encoding glycerol-3-phosphate 1-O-acyltransferase, putative — protein sequence MIKFSVRSFLTTLFLVVLKFHIVKNVKNKSCYLNTFGVSPIVTKLFPKYIDKSINRKVPITYKKRKFITFLNNNIYEDAYDRIMNKLDLLIKESYDITDHINTFKGFLRKYLDEIKKHKSCSSQDFLNNFLIYIDTFKKYKNYEFPNIHRYDQTLYEWSLKFWSELIDKKNSKFLGISNIKKIEEWRDKGHNIIIFSNHHIEADANIIKYFFHIQDSEQISRNIIFIGGHKIRVDPLSRPFSVTANLLCIYSKKYIENPPHLREEKTLFNHKSLNVLRNLLNKGKQIIWLAPSGGRDRKGADGKIHISPFDPKIIQTFNVFAKRSKVKTHFIGLALNTYNICPPPNTIDVDEIEKERTCNYSPVYLNLGQDIFDLYPNMDEGQITTYLYNYVNQLYKQIS from the coding sequence ATGATTAAATTTTCTGTTCGTTCCTTTTTAACAACATTATTTCTTGTTGTACTAAAATTTCATATTGTAAAgaatgtaaaaaataaatcatgTTACCTAAATACGTTTGGTGTATCTCCTATTGTAACAAAGCTATTTcctaaatatatagataaaagtataaatagaaaagttcctattacatataaaaaaagaaaatttataacatttttaaataataatatatatgaagatGCCTACGATAGAATAATGAACAAATTAGATTTATTGATAAAAGAGAGTTATGATATTACAGATCATATTAATACTTTTAAAGGTTTTTTAAGGAAATATCTagatgaaataaaaaagcATAAATCTTGTTCTTCACAAGATTtcttaaataattttttaatttatattgatacatttaaaaaatacaaaaattatgaGTTTCCTAATATTCATAGATATGATCAAACGTTATATGAATGGTCTTTAAAATTTTGGTCTGAGTTGAtagacaaaaaaaattcgAAATTTCTTGGTatttcaaatataaaaaaaatagaagaATGGAGAGATAAAGgacataatataataatatttagTAATCACCATATTGAAGCAGATgcaaatataataaaatatttttttcacatTCAAGACTCTGAACAAATTTcaagaaatattatttttataggTGGACATAAAATTAGAGTGGATCCTTTGTCAAGACCATTTAGTGTAACAGCTAATcttttatgtatatattcgaaaaaatatattgagAATCCTCCACATTTAAGAGAAGAAAAAACTTTATTTAATCATAAATCATTAAATGTTTTACgaaatttattaaataaaggGAAGCAAATTATTTGGCTTGCTCCAAGTGGAGGGAGAGATAGAAAAGGAGCTGATGGAAAAATACACATTTCCCCTTTTGACCCTAAAATTATACAAACATTTAATGTTTTTGCGAAAAGATCCAAGGTGAAAACACATTTTATAGGATTAGCTCTGAAtacttataatatatgtcCACCACCCAATACAATTGATGTAGATGAAATTGAAAAAGAGAGAACTTGTAATTACTCACCTGTATACTTAAATTTAGGGCAAGatatttttgatttatatCCAAATATGGATGAGGGACAAATAACAACATatctttataattatgtaaatCAATTGTATAAACAAATCAGTtga
- a CDS encoding small ribosomal subunit nuclear export protein, putative, with amino-acid sequence MEKKKKHSSGVSSSRSSSVTNEICLLFKLIQESDNRKYIISKLTELFLLIYKERLKRMLLYSSYGEEERNDNNINSDIDNLDEKLKYIFRKDTIIFDIPRKQKGYNKYDEWLDVCFEKFLNLLFQLLKNDDEIFVKKSLSILFGSLQFELKIFEKLMKTNYDNNNNNNNNNSNNLYLNDNIINVYDNNLNKLTDDEGGKKYFPIKLYRRIIIELLNMEHISVNTIKHICKSYICFYYDLDYFFLCIYNSLCNEKKYVDSKKKKKDDHSNVDTNKKNNNINNNDAVNLEPTREKEQNDYNFNFPKDNHNINLLIFIILINSIKPYKKVCLNTNENKKKKKIYLKKFKKHDLFIDDQENVSRKRKKIYNNNKNNNNNNNNNNNKNNSQVHINNYYKFSEINDSHVNKNEVKKKKKNIFENYNSDDSSSIKHLSSSSDDENKSDEEDFLKDVNLINNINSDMDFSDDMLLENTKEKITNKIKERKNNFFINIQIDDKLYCNIYSSCWFYFITTHVHIYTMILQLLHSIPVYVFPYTNNPYYLIDFFNISFYKSSNLYISLAALPGIFHILTELNVGNVINENNYSNIINSTKLENEKKDNLINDVMIKEEQISDEEKKEKLNISPNNSNNENIKEEDYNIEDNKSDQSNNNTISHNGDDDDEEEEEDEDATKESNIFNDENKLNNNMYTDYYKRLYELITPASFYYDDTHFLNIIHLSIKNKMIPIYYILSFLKKLLRIGCLTSYNISINILSVVYDILNYFKNELYEAMFISSSLFMIMDFKKDSFCYDNLLENFDKDKIMGMLKMNSLFLKDTYRQDEDDPLIKKTKNESSYEFHNNINHIECSNKGHIIINDDEKKKKNLFNIQECIPEKYKINMNKLNKKQLYMVNHIFYEIILINNHICDNLKFYSNVYYYNFGKDSSYKSHDFYNDPSKMNWLKETSLFSSLKNFLSFKKKRKTETTPTTQNKIATLFL; translated from the coding sequence atggaaaaaaaaaagaaacattCGTCAGGTGTTTCCTCGTCAAGATCATCATCTGTGACAAACGAGATATGTTTGTTATTTAAGTTAATACAAGAATCTGATAATaggaaatatattataagtaAATTGACGgaactttttttattaatatataaagaaagGTTGAAGAgaatgttattatattcttcttaTGGTGAAGAAGAAAggaatgataataatataaatagtgatatagataatttggatgaaaaattaaaatatatttttcgAAAGGATACAATAATTTTTGATATTCcaagaaaacaaaaaggatataacaaatatgaTGAATGGTTAGATGTATGTTTTGagaaatttttaaatttattatttcagttattaaaaaatgatgatgaaataTTTGTTAAGAAAAGTCTCTCCATATTATTTGGATCTTTACAATTTGAGTTAAAGATATTTGAAAAGTTGATGAAAAcaaattatgataataataataataataataacaacaactctaataatttatatttgaatgataatattataaatgtatatgataataatttaaataagtTAACTGACGATGAGGGTGGAAAGAAATACTTCCctataaaattatacagACGAATTATTATTGAACTTTTAAATATGGAGCACATAAGTGTTAATActataaaacatatttgtaaaagctatatatgtttttacTATGACcttgattattttttcttatgtatatataatagtctatgtaatgaaaagaaatatgTAGATTcgaagaaaaaaaagaaggaTGACCATAGTAATGTTGATACgaataagaaaaataataacatcaataataatgatgcTGTCAACCTAGAACCAACGAGAGAAAAGGAAcaaaatgattataattttaattttccAAAGGATAACCATAATATCAAtctattaatttttattatcctAATAAATTCCATTAAAccatataaaaaagtatgtcttaatacaaatgagaataaaaaaaaaaaaaaaatatatttgaaaaaatttaaaaaacatGATTTGTTCATAGATGATCAAGAGAATGTATcaagaaaaagaaaaaaaatatataacaataataaaaataacaacaacaacaataataataataataataagaataattcACAAGTACATATCAATAATTACTATAAATTTTCAGAAATCAATGATTCCCATgtgaataaaaatgaagtaaaaaaaaaaaaaaaaaatatatttgaaaattataatagtGATGATAGTAGTAGTATTAAACATTTATCTTCGAGTTCagatgatgaaaataaatcagatgaagaagattttttaaaggatgtcaatttaataaataatattaatagtgATATGGATTTTTCTGATGATATGTTATTAGAAAATAccaaagaaaaaattacgaataaaataaaagaaagaaaaaataatttctttataaatatacaaatagatgataaattatattgtaatatatattcaagTTGTtggttttattttataacaacacatgttcatatatatacaatgATATTACAATTATTACATTCTATACCAGTATATGTATTTCCATATACAAATaatccatattatttaattgacttttttaatatttcattttataaatcatcaaacttatatatttccttaGCTGCATTGCCAGgtatatttcatattttaacAGAATTAAATGTAGGTAATGTgataaatgaaaataattatagtaatattataaatagTACAAAACTAGAAAACGAAAAGAAagataatttaataaatgatgTGATGATAAAAGAGGAACAGATATCTGATGAAGAGAAAAAAGagaaattaaatatatcaccaaacaatagtaataatgaaaatataaaagaagaagattataatatagaggataataaaagtgatcagagtaataataatactataAGTCATAATggtgatgatgatgatgagGAGGAGGAGGAGGATGAAGATGCTACTAAAGAaagtaatatttttaatgatgaaaacaaattaaataataatatgtatacagattattataaaagatTATATGAACTAATAACACCTGCtagtttttattatgatgatacacactttttaaatattattcatttatccataaaaaataaaatgatacctatatattatattctttcctttttaaaaaaattattacgTATAGGATGTCTAActtcatataatatatctattaatattttaagtgttgtatatgatatattaaattattttaaaaatgaattatatgaaGCTATGTTTATTTCATCTTCTCTATTTATGATTATGGATTTTAAGAAGGATTCCTTTTGTTATGATAATTTGTTAGAAAATTTTGACAAAGATAAAATTATGGGAATGTTAAAAATgaattctttatttttaaaggACACATATCGTCAAGATGAAGATGATCCTcttattaaaaaaacaaaaaacGAAAGTTCATATGaatttcataataatattaatcaTATTGAATGTAGTAATAAAGgtcatataattataaatgacgatgaaaaaaaaaaaaaaaatttgtttAATATACAGGAGTGTATCCCTGAAaagtataaaataaatatgaataaattaaaCAAGAAACAACTTTATATGGttaatcatatattttatgaaattattttaataaataatcatatatgtgataatttaaaattttattcaaatgtttactattataattttgGTAAAGATAGTTCTTATAAATCACATGACTTTTATAATGACCCAAGTAAAATGAATTGGTTAAAGGAAACTTCCCTTTTTTcatctttaaaaaattttttgaGTTTTAAGAAAAAGCGCAAAACGGAAACAACACCGACAACGCAAAACAAAATTGCCACCTTATTCTTGTAA
- a CDS encoding hypothetical protein (conserved Plasmodium protein, unknown function), with the protein MKENVLINENVKAHEEKGNLNDDKRDEHMISLRGLNIYYKDKLENLNTVKNIDNNKKFIKLVLEDVDLKPEEIMKHILHLLKEKTCLHTILEINKQKYKIKYKEIIPDDHILFTQNIQNITNCKYALLGILKVSKYTKKNTFNEKLLQSWQDVPMDF; encoded by the coding sequence atgaagGAAAACGTATTaattaatgaaaatgtaAAGGCACATGAAGAGAAAGGAAATTTGAACGATGATAAAAGAGACGAACATATGATATCTTTAAGAGgattaaatatttattacaaagataaattagaaaatttaaatactgttaaaaatattgataataataagaaatttataaaattagtTCTAGAAGATGTCGATTTAAAACCTGAAGAAATTATGAAACACATTCTACATCTcttaaaagaaaaaacatGTTTACATACTATATTAGAAattaataaacaaaaatataaaataaaatataaagaaataatacCAGATgatcatattttatttactcaaaatattcaaaatattaCTAATTGTAAATATGCATTGTTAGGTATTTTAAAGGTTTCGAaatacacaaaaaaaaatacattcAATGAAAAACTACTCCAGTCATGGCAAGACGTGCCAATGgatttttaa
- a CDS encoding putative membrane protein (conserved Plasmodium membrane protein, unknown function), with product MTSMKCVSTRVAALILYLIPIIYSVLVLIFGFIEYKQKRTCNLLIICSLYAVIILLICLVGCLGVIKENATFIRSTIILLIVNNIIMTMLITFLLIDVLHSPHVVTLHKASKFLQFMVQDKKVGLLFCSSIYSLIFFSFCFMWTIGDYLAQLDARLCLEDLRQSHDSLQNKRKKSKHLSLGTNDEKEYLIKV from the coding sequence ATGACATCTATGAAATGTGTATCAACAAGAGTGGCAGCATTAATACTGTACTTGATTCCTATAATATATTCGGTTCttgtattaatatttgGGTTTATAGAATATAAACAGAAGAGGACAtgtaatttattaataatatgttcattatatgcagtaataattttattgaTATGTTTAGTAGGTTGTCTTGGAGTTATAAAGGAAAACGCTACTTTTATAAGATCAacaataattttattaattgttaataatataattatgacaatgttaataacatttttattaatagaTGTATTACATTCTCCTCATGTTGTAACTCTTCATAAAGCATCTAAATTTTTACAGTTTATGGTACAAGATAAAAAAGTTGGgcttttattttgttcatcaatatattctttaatatttttttctttttgttttatgTGGACTATTGGGGATTATTTAGCTCAACTAGACGCACGCTTATGCTTGGAAGATTTAAGGCAATCACATGATTCACTacaaaacaaaagaaaaaaaagtaaacACCTATCACTCGGAACAAACGACGAAAAAGAATATCTAATTAAAGTATAA